GCAAATACCCTCCTACCGTGGACATACAAAGTTCAGAAACAGAGGTGAATTCCAGCAACCCGAACATCAGGCTGAAATAATATGGCAAAATATGATACAGTATAGATCAAAACACAATATATATTCTTGTACATGCTGAGAGCACTCActaaatataacattttaagcatctgaatagaaaataaattaataaaggGAGAGGCAAGAGATGGATACTTTTAATTCACCACTGTCTAAGTGGGAGGGGCTACTAACAAGCAAAACTGCATGTTAATAACCCAAAACATGGTCATGGTCATTTATGTATGGAATTATGGGATCAGAAATTCACAGATATATCTTTTGGCAGTACGGCAGACTTCATCCACCCACTTGCCTTGTgatgaaaaaaagacacaatttTCACGCTTCCCCCCATTTGGTTGGGCTCGATCCCAGTTGAAGTACTGTAGAGCCATGCCATTGACATCAACAAACTTCCCTTCATTTACCATGTCATTGACACCCAGCCAAAACTCAGACACTCCAGGCATGCTTTTCTTGCCGTAGTCTCGAAGAGTATTTGTTTCATCGCTATTCCTTGGGATAGCCAGTGTCCCTCCCTTGGCTATGCAGTCTTCATTGGCTTCATGAAAATGCTTGGTGCCTTCTGATATGAGGTAGCACTTCTTATGGGCCTTTGTCCCACGAAGACAGACTGTGAACAGATATTGGTTTGCAAGTTCAGTAAAAACCAAGAGCTTTGAATGATGTTTCCTAAAATGATCATTTTCTAAAGATCTGTCCCTCCAGAATCTAAATTGAAATGAAGTAAAGTGACTTAAATCTGtaaaaactttttgaaaagcTAGAGCACACTCACCACTGAGCTTGCGTGACAATCTGAACCAAGTAATataaacatttgcatttataaATCTGTTTGGTTTTAGTTCTACTGGAACATATCAGGGAAGTGTTGATGTAAATTACAAATGTACTAGAACATGACTTTGGCATCTGCTCTGTGACTGAAATTGCCTTGCAGAACCACTGTCAGAGTTCTTCCCGTCTAGGCAGGCTTGCGGGAGTCAATCCTTAAGCTTCACTCTCCAGCTCTCCTAATGCAGgtatgtgaaaaaaatgactCTCACAAGAAAAATTACAACAGAACTGTTCTCAAAGGAATGTTGCTTCTGAGTTGAGGAAAGTAGCAAAGGACTTGAATAAAATAGTGTGATAGTTATTTTTAGAATCTGCATCTGACTACTTCCAGcccatttcatttattgcttAAACTCATCTTGTACTTATATTAGAAATGTCATGAAATAAGATGAACATCTTCTGTCCTGATGTTTTCTGTAGTCTGTTTCTAATTCCTGTCATCTGTTCTagttaaaacaataataataataatagaataagTTAAAAGGCAATTATGTATCTGATCAATGGAATATTGAAAGCCACTTTGGACCATATCCTATGTCTCAGGTTTTTTAGTATTTCTAGTTGCAGTTGTCATTGCATTTCTTAGCTGCATTTTCTAGACAACCTTTTTATATTAGTGCTTATCCTTCAGACTTTGTCCTTTCGAAGTGCTAAGCTAGACAATGAGCAAAGAAAAGTAATGaagatattttctaaattttgaaTTCTTTAACAAATTTATATTCATAGGAAAGATCAGAGAGACCT
The Anser cygnoides isolate HZ-2024a breed goose chromosome 12, Taihu_goose_T2T_genome, whole genome shotgun sequence genome window above contains:
- the CLEC3A gene encoding C-type lectin domain family 3 member A; the protein is MAQTGLRIFLLIIILLLDQTISQASKFKARKHSKRRVKEKDDLKTQIDKLWREVNALKEMQALQTVCLRGTKAHKKCYLISEGTKHFHEANEDCIAKGGTLAIPRNSDETNTLRDYGKKSMPGVSEFWLGVNDMVNEGKFVDVNGMALQYFNWDRAQPNGGKRENCVFFSSQGKWVDEVCRTAKRYICEFLIP